The genomic region CGGCGCGCGTGGCCCGGGCTACAGCGCCTCGGGTGTGGGTATCTTCAACCTCGAGGGAGGATCGGTCACCGTCAACGGGACCTCATCCACCGCCATGCGTGTCGGACGCGCTGGCGCTACAGGCACCCTCAACATCTCAGGAGGTACCTGGAACACCGCAGGACAGTTCAACATCGCAGCGGCTCCGGCACAGAGCGGTATGCCATCGACAGGTCGAGTCAACATGTCGGGTACCGGCTTGCTGAGCGTCTCCGCAACCTTTATTAACGATGCCACCGGCTCAAGCGCGGGCGACGCTCTGCTGAGCCTGACCGGATCAAACACTTCGGTGAATGCCGTCAGTTATGTTCAGAATGAAGATGGGGCCTTGCTTTTCACCGCCGACGACATAGGTGTCTCAGCGATTGAGGTGTCAAGCACCACGGACCTCGAAGGGACTCTGGACGTTGACCTCAGCGCATTAACTGGCACCCCCGGCTTGCTGATGTTGATTAACAACACCGGCACCAACCTCGTCTCGGGAGCGTTCGGGAATGCTCCAGAAGGCACCATGTTCGGAGGCTACACGCTGACATACCTGTATGACAGTGGTGACGGCGTGGGTAACGATGTGGCGCTGCTGATCCCCGAACCCTCGACTGCGTTGCTTTCACTGTTAGGCCTTGCCGCCATCAGACGCCGGTGATTCAAATCGTTTGCTCCTGCCACTCCGTGAAACCGCGGAGTGGCATATTTCAGAAACTTAGGGCCCATGATGCGTTTGTCTCCTCTATTCTCGATGACTCCGGCACTTGCTGTGGCTGTAATATCGTTCAGTTCGCTCAATGTGAAGGCAGACACCTATACGCCTTCAACACTCTGGGACAACGGCAATGTCGATGGCAACTGGGATCTTGATTCTGGTTGGACCAGCGGACAGGAGCCGGATGAAACTGACCTGGTTGCGATCAATAACGGGAGAATCGTGACCATTACTCAGCCTGGCGAGGTCGCCGATGTGCTGCGGCTCGCTTCAACCCCGACTTCTCGTGGAACGCTTCGTGTCCTGTCCGGAGACCTGATGTTCAGGCTCGGGCGAGTCGGAGACGAGGGCATTGGCGTCGTTAACCAGCTTGGGGGTAGTGTGACCTCAACCAACCAGCTCTGGATTGGTGCGCGTGGTCCGGGGTATGACGCGGCTGGCCAGGGAACCTACAACCTCACCGGCGGTTCTCTCACCGTTCTGGGTACGTCCAATACAGCTTTCCGTATTGGACGCGCTGGCGGGACGGGTGTGCTCAATCATTCGGGTGGCATCCTTAGCACCGCTGATCAGTTGAATATCGCCGCCATCCCGGCAGCTGATGGTCACCCGTCCCGAGGGAGCTACATCATCTCTGGCAATGCGGTCCTCAACGTGGGTTCCACGCTGCTCAATGACGCGACCGGCGATGACCCGGGTGAAGCACTCTTCGAGATTCGTGGGTCTCAAGTAAGCATCTCGATGCTCTCGTACGGGCATCGTCCGGACGGCACGCTCCGATTTGTCGCGGACGCTTTTGGTGTTTCTCCCATCCACGTCCTGAACGCACCGGTTGGCGTGGAGATCGAAGACGGCCTGCTGGACATCGATCTCACGGCTCTTGCGGGTACACCTCAATCCCTTGTCTTGATTGACAACCAGACGGCGAACCCGATCAAGGGGCAGGGGGGTATTGGCATCGGACGATTTGTCAATGCACCCGAGGGGACATTGTTTGGTGACTATCGATTGACCTACTTTTATGACAGTGGGGATGGCGTGGGCAACGATCTGGCCCTTCTGTACGAAGGCCTTGCGGGCGACTTCGATGGCAACAGTCTCGTGAATGCGGACGACATTGATCTACTTGCTGATGCCATACGCAGCGGCTCGAACGACCTTCAGTTTGATCTGAATAGTGATCTCCAGCTCAGTTCGTTGGATCTGGATTATATGATTCAGGAGATCCTCAACACTCTCCTGGGTGACACCAATCTCGACCAGGCCGTAGACCTCGTCGATCTCTCGATTCTGGCCTCCTCTTTTGGAGGGACGTCCGGCTGGGCTGGCGGGAACTTCAACACCGACACACTCGTCGACCTGATTGACCTGTCAACGCTTGCCGCGAACTTTGGCCAGAGTCCCGCTGTCCCCGAACCGGGCTCGGCTCTGGTGATGCTATGGCTGGCGTTTGGCACAAGGTCTGGCTATCGAACTTTCTCCTCTTAAGGACTCAGAGGAAGCATCGTCATGAAACGGAAACGGACTGGTTTCACACTCATCGAACTTCTGGTGGTCATCTCGATCATCGCTCTGCTGATCGGAATCCTTCTCCCCTCACTCAGCTCTGCGCGCAAGCTCGCCAAGGCGATGAGCGGGCTCAGCAATATCCGCCAGACGTACATCGGCATGGCGGCTTACGCCGCCGACAACAACGGATGGCTGCCCTACCGACCGCCCACCTCAAACTATCTCCCCCACAGGATGAACGTCAGCGGACACTACGATCTCCAGAAGAGCTTCATCGGACCCTATCTCGGCAGTAGCAGGGATCAGTTGATGTTCTGTGTGGGTGACCTCTATGAAGAACGCAATCCGGAGTCGAACGGCTACGACTACAACCTCGTCACGGTTCAGTATCTGAACATGGTCCTGCCTTCAAGCACGCCTTATGTGCAGGCCAATGGCATCTATGACCTGACACGGATTGATAACCCCGGCACCAGCGACAAGCCAGTCTGGGGATGCCTGACCATCGAGATCTCATCAGGCCTGTTCCTCGGACATGACGCACCTTTTAGTCAGGCACCACCAACGGGCAGCAACTTCGTCTTCATGGATGGGTCAGGACGCTGGACGTCATGGGGTGATCACGAGCCTTATCTGATCTCATCGACTATTTACTACCGGCCTAAGACCTCTGATAACTGACGTTGCGATTCCTCGTAAAGTCCACTGCATACCAACGCAAGGAAGCAGCATGTGTATTGCCCTACGCGCTCTCTCCAGGATGCTCTCGCTCTCCTTAATACTGACCTTGTCAGGTCTGGCTCAATATGCTCATGGTCAAGCCACCGAGCTGGACGATCGCGCACAGCTACTGGTTGATGACGTTCTGATTGCCAGCGAGAAGAACACCCGCTACGTCATTCATCAAGCTAGAAAGCTGGCCCAACCGGTTGTCGAAGCCGATCGTCTCTGGGAAAGCAACCGGGTCTATCTATATGGAACGGTGCTTCGAGACCCCGCGACGGGCCGCTTCCGAATGTGGTACTCGGGCGGAGGGCTCGCGTACGCTGAGTCGGCAGATGGCCTGAACTGGGTCAAGCCGGAACTCCTCTATCACCAGCACAATGGGCAGAACACGAATGTGCTGGTGACAGGCTCGAACCTGACTTGCGTGATCTATGACCCTGAGGAACCCGAGCCGGCATTCCGCTACAGGCTGCTGGATAACACCAAGCACCATGATTTCATCGGCTTCCACTCAGCGGACGGGCTTGAGTGGAAGCGCTACCCAAAGACGCCACTCCTGGCCCAGGGCTCGGAGCTAATTGATGCAGTTCGTGATCCATCATCGGGGCAGTTTTTTGCCTACATCAGACCTTATCTCCCTCGGCACCATCCAAAGAACAACACTGAAAAAAGATTGATCGCTGTCACGACCAGCCCTGACTTTCAGACCTGGTCTCCGATGAAAGTCGTGATCGAACCGGATGCCATCGATGACGCATGGACGAGTCGCGAGGGGCAGCGGACCGAGTTCTACGCCATGGCAGGCTTCCCCTACGGTTCGCAGTACCTCGGCATGCTGATGGTCTTCCGGATCACCGAGATCATTGAGAATCAGGCCCCAGGTCAATCGAAGTATGAGGGGCCGATCCATGTGGAGCTTGTCCACAGCCGCGACGGTCTTCACTGGGAGCGATCTACACCCCGCACGCCGATCATCGACAACGGGCCTTACGGATATGACGCCGGCGCCATTATGGATACGGCCAACCTACCCGTCATTGTCGGCGATGAGGTCTGGATGTACTACACGGCTCTGACCACCAGCCACGGCGGAAAACTTCCGGAGAAACGCGCCTCAATCGGTCTGGCTCGCTGGCGCCTGGATGGCTTCGTCTCCCGTGACACCGCTTCAGACGAGGGCGAACTGATCACCAAGCCCCTCATTCTGCCCGAAGGTCAACTGACCCTGAACGTGGCGGCACCAGCTGGCAGCGTTCGAGTCGAGATCCTGGGCCAGAACGGTCGGCCCATCCCGGGGTACACCCTCAACGAGTCCATACCCTTCACCGGTGATAACACTTCGGCTCGAGTCCGCTGGCGAGAGCAGGTCAATGTGCCGATCGATCGCCCGGTTCAGCTTCGTTTTGTCTCGAAGAACGCTTCCCTGTTCAGCTACAGGATCGCGGGTGATCGACCATGAATCAGCGGCTCACGCTATGCCTGTGTTTCGTTGTCGGTATGGCGATTGTAGGCATGCCCGCTCTTGCGCAGACCAATCGCTCGATTGATATTCAGGATCTTCACGATACGCCCATGGGTCTGATCGCCACCCAGGCCGTCTGGCTCAATGACGGCCTCGTGGCTCTGGTCGAATCCAGCGATCAAGCATCGCTCTTCTACTGGCTTCCTGACTCAGCAGAAGCTGACATGCTGGTCCAGATGCGGATGAGCCAACCGGCTATGGTGCGAGCTGAAGGTGGAGCCTTGGTGATCGGCGGCTACGAACAGAAGAAATGGCTTCGTAGTGTGCAATCAGTCGTCCTTGAGGACTCTACGCCAGTCATCACGCTGGCAGGCGATCTGCCTCTAACCCTTGAAAACCCGCTGGCGGTAGCCCTTCGAGATCGGGTCTATGTGGTCGGACTTGATCACGATACCCAGACCTCGAAGCTCATCAGCCTCCGTGTTGAAAACGGAACTGCTATTGATTTTCGTGAGCACGCGTCTCCCCCTCTGGCTTTATCGGGTCAGGCCAAGCTGGTTACACAGGCAGCAGGCGAACGCCAACACCTCTACCTGCTGACGCACGATAAGAATCAGCACTGGCACCTGATGGCCTATGACCCCAACACCGACCAGTGGCTATCACGTGAATCACCAACGATCTCGGGACCATCCAGACTGCTTGTGCCATTCGGGGCTCACAGCCTGATCCTGACGACAAAGAAAGCCATAGGGTCTGGTCAAGCGTATAACACGATTACCAACCGCTGGTCATCGATGAATATCCAGGGACTTGATCAACCACTTATCAGCGTTGATGATTCTCATCGCAGTCTTGTCTGGTTCATGCCAGAGCACCCGGATAACACCGGGCGCATCACCGAGATCCGCCCAGCCAATCTGCCATCAAACTTCGGCTGGCTTGATTAC from Phycisphaeraceae bacterium harbors:
- a CDS encoding prepilin-type N-terminal cleavage/methylation domain-containing protein, with the protein product MKRKRTGFTLIELLVVISIIALLIGILLPSLSSARKLAKAMSGLSNIRQTYIGMAAYAADNNGWLPYRPPTSNYLPHRMNVSGHYDLQKSFIGPYLGSSRDQLMFCVGDLYEERNPESNGYDYNLVTVQYLNMVLPSSTPYVQANGIYDLTRIDNPGTSDKPVWGCLTIEISSGLFLGHDAPFSQAPPTGSNFVFMDGSGRWTSWGDHEPYLISSTIYYRPKTSDN